Below is a genomic region from Orenia metallireducens.
ACAATCCAGTCAATAAATTATTAAAAGAAAAATCAAGTCCAAAATCTAAACCTTCACTTATATGGGCACATTCCTCACAAAGATATATATCCTCTTTTTCTCCATTAATAATCTTACTTACATGTACTTTTGCATCATGTTCTTGACAATTTTGACATAGCATATTCTCACCTCTTTACCCTTAACAAAGTTTGTAAAACATTTTTAAGTAGTCGAGCTCTTACACTATCTCTTGTTGGTAAACTTAACCCTATACTATCCCTATTAACCATAGCCTCTAATAATAACTTTTCCGAAAAACTTATAATCTCTTCTTCAAATAATCGTTCAATTAGACTAAATGCCTGTTTTTGATTAATATAATCTCCTATCATATTATATAATCTATTTATTATATTCTGATTAATATTTAATCTAATTTTTGTGACTTTAATATATCCATTTCCACCACGGTAACTCTCTATTATATAGCCTTTTTCAAAAGAAAACCTTGTTTGTAAAA
It encodes:
- a CDS encoding CtsR family transcriptional regulator, which gives rise to MKSLSDNIEEYIKGLLKVNNTIKIQRNKLADKFNCVPSQINYVLQTRFSFEKGYIIESYRGGNGYIKVTKIRLNINQNIINRLYNMIGDYINQKQAFSLIERLFEEEIISFSEKLLLEAMVNRDSIGLSLPTRDSVRARLLKNVLQTLLRVKR